In Crinalium epipsammum PCC 9333, the following are encoded in one genomic region:
- a CDS encoding ParM/StbA family protein — protein sequence MKITIGIDPGASLTKVIAEVEGVKESYLVTMTPQISKVSRATLENYRSGKGQLGSPRPEDEAYVEWENNIYLVGSFARDFSGDAGLGELKYERAIYKTSAVVGVIIDKVNSSSANSTKRNVNNITLELIVLLPWTEYEDRDTLKDELTKILADYSFRGQPLKVKLTNFLCRPEGSGLAMVRVKQKGMDWFRDRTLAVLMFGHRNVTALQFSGGRMVSGESPELGFMKLESKALERTSGQKPFELSGAIFQADYVNTNRDKGSPPIKLENNPVIQGLARSKKPELRAGEVLKIANAITSSRAEYWAELEQWLDRCLPNRLDEVIICGGAGIYLKPELNKYFGVRERSTLPGVAQPFDRPKVPICWGADLTSVVETAFESLTKKRHQEEALAFRLIDIFGLFEHFRSKAAV from the coding sequence GTGAAAATAACAATTGGAATTGATCCAGGCGCATCACTTACGAAAGTTATAGCAGAGGTGGAAGGGGTAAAAGAGTCTTATTTAGTAACAATGACACCGCAAATATCAAAAGTGTCAAGAGCAACTTTAGAAAACTATAGATCGGGTAAAGGACAATTAGGTAGTCCAAGACCAGAAGATGAAGCTTATGTTGAGTGGGAAAATAATATTTACTTAGTAGGTTCTTTCGCTCGTGATTTTTCTGGTGATGCAGGACTAGGTGAATTGAAGTATGAAAGAGCAATTTATAAGACCTCCGCAGTGGTAGGCGTGATTATTGATAAAGTCAATTCTAGTTCTGCTAATTCAACTAAACGGAATGTCAATAATATAACGTTGGAACTGATAGTATTATTGCCTTGGACTGAGTACGAAGATCGAGATACTTTAAAAGATGAGTTAACTAAAATCTTGGCTGATTATAGTTTTCGAGGTCAGCCGTTAAAGGTGAAATTGACTAATTTCCTGTGCCGACCAGAAGGAAGTGGTTTGGCAATGGTACGAGTTAAGCAGAAAGGAATGGATTGGTTTCGCGATCGCACATTAGCTGTATTAATGTTTGGGCATAGGAATGTGACGGCTTTGCAGTTTAGCGGTGGTCGAATGGTGTCAGGTGAAAGTCCAGAATTAGGCTTTATGAAATTGGAGAGTAAAGCATTAGAACGTACCAGTGGTCAAAAGCCATTTGAGTTATCTGGGGCAATCTTTCAGGCAGATTATGTTAATACGAATCGTGATAAGGGTTCGCCTCCAATAAAACTAGAAAATAATCCTGTAATTCAAGGTTTAGCTAGAAGTAAAAAACCTGAGTTACGTGCAGGGGAGGTTTTAAAGATTGCTAATGCGATTACTAGCTCCCGCGCAGAATATTGGGCTGAGTTAGAGCAATGGTTGGATAGATGTTTGCCTAATAGACTGGATGAAGTGATTATTTGTGGTGGTGCAGGAATTTATTTAAAGCCTGAATTAAATAAGTATTTTGGAGTGCGTGAAAGGTCTACCTTGCCTGGAGTGGCACAGCCATTTGATAGACCAAAAGTTCCTATTTGTTGGGGGGCTGATCTGACATCTGTTGTTGAAACAGCGTTTGAAAGTTTGACTAAAAAGCGTCACCAAGAAGAAGCGTTAGCGTTCCGGTTAATTGATATTTTTGGCTTATTTGAACATTTTAGAAGTAAAGCAGCAGTGTAA